A genomic segment from Bacteroidales bacterium encodes:
- a CDS encoding V-type ATP synthase subunit A, whose translation MKEGNSTTGRVAGVIANLVHIEVDGPVRQNEICYIHLGSVRLMAEVIKVKEKIAYSQVFESTRGLKVGAFAEFTGHMLEVTLGPGILSKNYDGLQNDLDKMKEIFLQRGEYTFALDEETDWHFTPLARPGQRVTAGDWLGEVKENWMTHRIMVPFSLEETYTVKEVVAEGDYRIHHTIATLEDLRGNPVTVTMVQKWPVKVPVKAFREKLRPFRVLETGVRCIDTLNPITEGGTGFVPGPFGCGKTVLQHALSRQAEADMVIVAACGERANEVVEIFKEFPELVDARTGRKLKERTTIIANTSNMPVAAREASVYTAMTIAEYYRSMGHKILLLADSTSRWAQALREMSNRMEELPGPDAFPMDLPAIISNFYARAGHVILNNGKTGSITFIGTVSPAGGNLKEPVTESTKKVARCFYALSQQRSDSKRYPAIDPIDSYSKYLEYPEVKAYLDENISDRWLDQVIKLKDLLIRGKEAYEQINILGDDGVPLEYHIRYWKSEVIDFIILQQDAFDKVDASTPIERQKYILEKILHICDRDFTFDNFEEVNPFFKRMINVLKQMNYSEFKSEAFSNFEQELESVISERMN comes from the coding sequence ATGAAAGAAGGTAACTCCACCACCGGCAGGGTTGCAGGCGTCATTGCGAATCTTGTTCACATCGAAGTGGACGGACCGGTTCGCCAGAATGAAATATGTTACATTCATCTTGGATCCGTCCGGCTGATGGCGGAGGTAATCAAAGTGAAGGAAAAGATTGCCTATTCGCAGGTTTTTGAAAGTACGCGGGGGCTTAAGGTGGGTGCCTTTGCTGAGTTTACCGGCCACATGCTCGAGGTGACCCTGGGCCCCGGAATCCTGTCGAAGAATTACGACGGTTTGCAGAATGATCTCGACAAGATGAAGGAGATCTTTTTGCAACGGGGAGAGTACACCTTTGCCCTGGATGAGGAGACGGACTGGCATTTCACACCGCTGGCCCGTCCCGGTCAGCGTGTTACTGCGGGTGACTGGCTGGGTGAAGTGAAGGAGAACTGGATGACGCACCGGATCATGGTACCCTTCAGCCTGGAGGAGACCTATACGGTGAAAGAGGTGGTTGCAGAAGGTGATTACAGGATCCACCATACCATTGCCACCCTGGAGGATCTGCGGGGCAATCCTGTCACGGTGACCATGGTTCAAAAGTGGCCGGTAAAGGTACCTGTCAAAGCGTTCAGGGAAAAATTACGGCCATTCCGGGTGCTGGAAACGGGCGTCCGGTGCATTGATACGTTGAACCCGATCACCGAAGGGGGAACCGGTTTCGTCCCCGGACCGTTCGGTTGCGGCAAGACCGTTTTGCAGCATGCTCTTTCCAGGCAGGCTGAAGCGGATATGGTCATCGTGGCTGCCTGCGGGGAAAGGGCCAACGAGGTGGTGGAGATTTTCAAGGAATTCCCTGAACTTGTGGATGCCCGAACGGGACGCAAGCTGAAAGAACGAACCACGATCATTGCCAACACATCCAACATGCCGGTGGCAGCCCGGGAAGCCTCGGTGTATACGGCCATGACCATCGCGGAATACTACCGGTCGATGGGCCACAAGATCCTGCTGCTGGCCGACTCCACCTCCCGCTGGGCCCAGGCGCTGCGGGAAATGTCGAACCGGATGGAGGAACTGCCCGGACCGGATGCTTTTCCCATGGACCTGCCCGCGATCATCTCCAACTTCTACGCACGTGCAGGCCACGTCATCCTGAACAACGGGAAAACAGGCTCCATCACGTTCATCGGAACCGTTTCCCCTGCAGGGGGTAACCTGAAAGAACCCGTCACGGAATCCACCAAGAAAGTGGCCCGATGCTTTTATGCGCTGTCGCAGCAACGTTCCGACAGCAAGCGGTATCCTGCCATCGATCCGATCGACAGCTATTCAAAATACCTCGAGTATCCCGAAGTGAAGGCTTATCTGGATGAAAATATTTCCGACCGGTGGCTCGACCAGGTGATCAAACTGAAGGACCTGCTCATCCGCGGAAAAGAAGCCTATGAACAGATCAATATCCTGGGCGACGATGGCGTTCCGCTGGAATACCATATCCGCTACTGGAAATCGGAGGTCATCGACTTCATCATCCTTCAGCAGGATGCGTTCGACAAAGTGGATGCCTCCACGCCCATCGAACGGCAAAAGTACATCCTGGAAAAAATCCTTCACATCTGCGACAGGGATTTCACGTTCGATAATTTTGAGGAGGTGAATCCATTCTTCAAAAGGATGATCAACGTGCTGAAGCAGATGAATTATTCTGAATTCAAGTCAGAAGCATTCAGTAATTTTGAGCAAGAACTTGAGTCTGTCATATCCGAACGAATGAATTGA
- a CDS encoding V-type ATP synthase subunit B, whose amino-acid sequence MEKIAFQKIYTKITQVTKATCTLHADDVGYEEMAVVGGRLAQVVKIIGDEVTLQVFKGTEGIPTNAEVMFLGKPPVLVVGDELAGRFFNAYGQPIDGGPEIGGEERAIGGPSVNPVKREQPSKLIATGIAGIDLNNTIVTGQKIPFFTDPDQPYNQVMAMVALRAQADKIILGGMGLTHDDYLFYKQVFDNAGALDRIISFVNTTEDPPVERLLVPDMALAAAEFFASDRNEKVLVLLTDMTLYADALSIVSNRMDQIPSKDSMPGSLYSDLAKIYEKAVQFPAGGSITIIAVTTLSGGDITHAIPDNTGYITEGQLFLRRDTDIGKVIVDPFRSLSRLKQLVIGTQTRADHPQVMNTAIRLYADAANARTKLENGFDLTEYDQRTMHFAKEYSNKLLAIDVNIDIGEMLDTAWELFRKHFRKEELGIRKEFVDQYF is encoded by the coding sequence ATGGAAAAAATCGCATTTCAGAAGATCTACACAAAGATTACGCAGGTGACCAAGGCCACCTGTACCCTCCACGCCGATGATGTGGGATACGAGGAGATGGCCGTGGTGGGAGGAAGGCTGGCACAGGTGGTCAAGATCATCGGTGATGAGGTCACCCTGCAGGTCTTCAAGGGAACGGAGGGCATCCCGACCAACGCCGAGGTGATGTTCCTGGGCAAGCCTCCCGTGCTGGTGGTTGGCGATGAACTTGCCGGCCGGTTCTTTAACGCCTACGGGCAACCGATCGACGGCGGCCCGGAGATCGGCGGCGAAGAACGCGCCATCGGAGGCCCGTCGGTGAACCCCGTGAAACGCGAACAACCTTCCAAGTTGATTGCCACAGGTATCGCCGGTATCGATCTGAACAATACCATCGTGACCGGCCAGAAGATCCCCTTCTTTACCGACCCCGATCAGCCCTACAACCAGGTGATGGCCATGGTCGCCCTGAGGGCCCAGGCCGATAAGATCATCCTCGGGGGAATGGGGCTGACACACGACGATTACCTGTTCTATAAACAGGTTTTTGACAATGCCGGCGCCCTCGACCGCATCATCAGCTTTGTCAATACCACCGAAGACCCGCCGGTGGAACGCCTGCTCGTTCCCGACATGGCGCTGGCAGCCGCTGAATTCTTTGCCTCCGACAGGAACGAGAAGGTGCTGGTGCTGCTGACCGATATGACGCTTTATGCGGATGCGCTCAGCATCGTGTCGAACCGGATGGACCAGATCCCGTCGAAAGACAGCATGCCCGGCTCCCTGTACAGCGACCTGGCCAAAATCTATGAAAAGGCAGTGCAGTTCCCCGCCGGAGGATCCATCACCATCATCGCCGTCACCACACTTTCAGGCGGCGACATCACCCACGCGATCCCCGACAATACAGGCTACATCACCGAAGGCCAGCTCTTTTTGCGAAGGGACACGGACATCGGAAAGGTGATCGTGGATCCCTTCAGAAGCCTCTCACGACTGAAGCAGCTGGTGATCGGCACCCAGACCCGCGCCGACCATCCTCAGGTGATGAACACAGCCATCCGCCTGTACGCCGACGCAGCCAATGCCCGAACCAAACTCGAAAACGGCTTCGACCTGACCGAATACGACCAGCGTACCATGCACTTCGCAAAAGAATATTCCAATAAACTGCTGGCCATCGATGTGAACATCGACATCGGTGAAATGCTCGACACCGCCTGGGAGCTCTTCCGAAAACATTTCCGGAAGGAAGAACTCGGGATCAGGAAGGAATTTGTGGACCAATACTTCTAA
- a CDS encoding DUF2764 family protein, with translation MSRNYYYLVAGLPELLLGQSKRPFELAAFKNELRDFLHPEDYRLVELFFLPYDHINLLNLLEKKTAPFLTLGRYSQEELEEAIREPVEVPEYFRVFIERFREEAGVWQDRPWENQIAELYYDHAGSFSNEFIRDWFEFEKNLRNILTAYNCRKYSLPADQELIGQGDLVESLKKSQVRDFGLSGEVDHMDRLLGILDQKDLLEREKGLDLLRWTHLDELTTFHYFSTEVILSYVVKLLIIERWLTLDRATGEQLFGRFLEDLKNSYEFPTEYTINERR, from the coding sequence ATGAGCAGGAACTACTACTATCTGGTCGCAGGACTCCCTGAACTGCTTTTGGGGCAAAGCAAACGTCCGTTTGAACTGGCCGCGTTCAAAAACGAGCTGAGGGATTTTCTTCATCCAGAAGATTACCGGCTCGTTGAGCTGTTTTTTCTTCCATACGATCATATCAACCTGCTGAACCTCCTGGAGAAAAAGACCGCCCCGTTCCTTACCCTTGGCAGGTACAGTCAGGAAGAACTGGAAGAAGCCATCCGGGAACCGGTGGAGGTACCGGAATATTTCCGGGTCTTTATCGAACGGTTCAGGGAGGAGGCCGGTGTCTGGCAGGACCGGCCGTGGGAAAACCAGATCGCTGAACTGTATTATGACCACGCTGGATCGTTCTCCAACGAATTCATCCGGGACTGGTTCGAATTTGAAAAGAACCTCCGGAATATCCTGACTGCCTACAATTGCCGCAAATACAGCTTGCCGGCCGACCAGGAACTCATCGGGCAGGGTGATCTTGTTGAATCGTTGAAGAAGAGCCAGGTGAGGGATTTTGGACTCAGCGGAGAGGTGGATCATATGGACCGGCTGCTGGGCATCCTTGATCAGAAGGATCTGCTCGAAAGGGAGAAAGGGCTGGATCTGCTGAGGTGGACGCATCTGGATGAGCTCACCACGTTCCATTATTTCAGCACAGAGGTTATCCTGAGCTACGTCGTCAAGCTGCTGATCATCGAAAGGTGGCTGACACTTGACAGGGCAACAGGGGAACAGTTATTTGGCAGATTCCTGGAGGATCTGAAAAACAGTTATGAATTTCCAACAGAATACACGATCAATGAAAGAAGGTAA